A genomic window from Mesorhizobium sp. 131-2-1 includes:
- a CDS encoding dipeptide ABC transporter ATP-binding protein — protein sequence MNEAVRNPGKPTPGPIIEIENLSISFFTRKGEIPAVMDFSCTVMPGEAMGIVGESGCGKSTVSLGIMRDLSNIGKIVGGKIKFQGKDMGELSEEELRAIRGNKIAMIYQEPMASLNPAMKVGQQLMEVPMIHDKVSKEEAYSRALEMVRSVRLPDPERMMRSYPHQLSGGQQQRIVIAMALLSKPALLLLDEPTTALDVTVEAGIVDLVKGLGEKFGTSMIFVSHNLGLILETCDKITVMYSGEAVETGKIKDVFDRMRHPYTQGLFRSIPLPGADKNSRPLIAIPGQLPLPHERPKGCNFGPRCHHFVEGVCNAAEIPMIAVEGHEGHFSRCVRFNEIDWEALPPGAKKVNEKVVPGAPVLKIEDLRKYYKVGGSEVFGSSEGRVVKANETISFMARESETVAIVGESGCGKSTLAKVLLGLETASSGRVTLGNKEIQSTGIESRSVETVSSIQMVFQNPFDTLNPSHSVGSQIIRTLEKFNVGKTVADRRKRMLELLDLVKLPRAFETRKPRQLSGGQKQRIGVARAFAGDAKVVVADEPVSALDVSVQAAVTELLMDIQRKNKTTMLFISHDLSVVRYIADRVVVMYLGYIVEQGTTDQIFSPPYHPYTEALLSAIPIADTSVVKKHIVLEGDIPSAMNPPTGCPFQTRCGYKKLVPDNLCETKVPPVKNLGNGHMSLCWLADDVLAKMDEVIKFDKEHAAHEGVPEDAPHVTDTSPAAAAPKRPRGKKPN from the coding sequence ATGAACGAGGCAGTTCGAAATCCCGGCAAGCCAACCCCTGGGCCGATCATCGAGATCGAGAACCTGTCGATCTCCTTCTTCACCCGCAAGGGCGAGATACCGGCCGTGATGGATTTTTCCTGCACGGTCATGCCCGGCGAGGCGATGGGCATCGTCGGCGAATCCGGCTGCGGCAAGTCGACAGTGTCGCTCGGCATCATGCGCGACCTCTCCAACATCGGAAAGATCGTCGGCGGCAAGATCAAGTTCCAGGGCAAGGACATGGGCGAATTGTCCGAGGAGGAGCTGCGCGCCATCCGCGGCAACAAGATCGCCATGATCTACCAGGAGCCGATGGCGAGCCTGAACCCGGCGATGAAGGTCGGCCAGCAGCTGATGGAAGTGCCGATGATCCACGACAAGGTGTCGAAGGAGGAGGCCTACAGCAGGGCGCTCGAAATGGTGCGCTCGGTCAGGCTGCCTGATCCCGAGCGCATGATGCGCTCCTATCCGCACCAGCTTTCCGGCGGCCAGCAGCAGCGCATCGTGATTGCCATGGCGCTGTTGTCGAAGCCGGCGCTGCTCCTGCTCGACGAGCCGACGACGGCGCTCGACGTGACGGTGGAGGCCGGCATCGTCGACCTGGTCAAAGGGCTCGGCGAGAAGTTCGGCACCTCGATGATCTTCGTGTCGCACAATCTGGGCCTCATCCTGGAGACCTGCGACAAGATCACGGTGATGTATTCCGGCGAGGCGGTCGAGACCGGCAAGATCAAGGACGTGTTCGACCGGATGCGCCATCCCTATACGCAAGGGCTGTTCCGCTCGATCCCGCTGCCCGGCGCAGACAAGAATTCGCGGCCACTGATCGCGATCCCCGGCCAGTTGCCGCTACCGCACGAGCGGCCGAAGGGCTGCAATTTCGGACCGCGCTGCCACCATTTCGTCGAGGGCGTCTGCAACGCCGCCGAAATCCCGATGATCGCGGTCGAGGGCCATGAAGGTCATTTCTCGCGCTGCGTGCGCTTCAACGAGATCGATTGGGAAGCGCTGCCGCCGGGCGCCAAGAAGGTCAATGAGAAGGTCGTGCCCGGCGCGCCGGTGCTCAAGATCGAGGACCTCAGGAAATACTACAAGGTCGGCGGCAGTGAAGTGTTCGGCTCCAGCGAGGGTCGCGTCGTCAAGGCCAACGAGACGATCTCGTTCATGGCGCGCGAATCCGAGACGGTGGCGATCGTCGGCGAATCCGGCTGCGGAAAGTCGACGCTGGCCAAGGTGCTGCTCGGGCTGGAGACGGCGAGTTCCGGCAGAGTGACGCTTGGTAACAAGGAAATCCAGTCGACCGGCATCGAGAGTCGAAGCGTCGAGACGGTGTCGTCGATCCAGATGGTGTTCCAGAACCCGTTCGACACGCTGAACCCCAGCCACTCAGTCGGCTCGCAGATCATCCGCACGCTGGAAAAATTCAATGTCGGCAAGACCGTGGCCGATCGGCGCAAGCGGATGCTGGAGTTGCTCGACCTGGTGAAGCTGCCGCGTGCCTTCGAGACGCGCAAGCCGCGCCAGCTGTCGGGCGGGCAGAAGCAGCGCATCGGCGTGGCGCGCGCCTTTGCCGGCGATGCCAAGGTGGTGGTGGCCGACGAGCCGGTCTCGGCGCTCGACGTCTCGGTTCAGGCGGCGGTGACCGAACTGCTGATGGACATCCAGCGCAAGAACAAGACGACGATGCTGTTCATCAGCCACGACCTGTCGGTGGTGCGCTACATCGCCGACCGCGTCGTCGTCATGTATCTCGGCTACATCGTCGAGCAGGGCACGACCGACCAGATATTCTCGCCGCCCTATCATCCCTATACGGAGGCGCTGCTGTCGGCGATCCCGATCGCCGACACCAGCGTGGTGAAGAAGCACATCGTGCTTGAGGGCGATATCCCGTCGGCGATGAACCCGCCGACCGGCTGTCCGTTCCAGACGCGCTGCGGCTACAAGAAGCTGGTGCCCGACAATCTGTGCGAGACCAAGGTGCCGCCGGTGAAGAACCTCGGCAACGGCCATATGAGCCTGTGTTGGCTTGCCGACGACGTGCTGGCGAAGATGGACGAGGTGATCAAGTTCGACAAGGAGCACGCCGCGCATGAGGGCGTGCCGGAAGACGCGCCGCACGTCACGGATACGAGCCCGGCCGCCGCGGCGCCCAAGCGTCCGCGCGGCAAGAAACCGAACTGA
- a CDS encoding transglycosylase SLT domain-containing protein: MRRSSFSKIVAVTVLLALALSACATPPSHINDVCAVFDQNDGWFDNWQAAAERTEEKYGVPVPVLMATVRKESGFKSNARPPRTKLLGFIPWTHVSSATGYSQALDGTWSQYQSETGNWAARRTRFADAVDFVGWYHSKTADTLGVARNDTYNLYLAYYLGWAAYGRGNRGDAGVQSYARATEKMARDYATQLRQCGN, from the coding sequence ATGCGTAGGTCGAGTTTTAGTAAAATTGTAGCCGTCACCGTGCTGCTGGCGTTGGCGCTTTCGGCCTGCGCGACGCCGCCGAGCCACATCAACGACGTCTGTGCCGTCTTCGACCAGAATGACGGCTGGTTCGACAATTGGCAGGCGGCCGCCGAGCGGACCGAGGAGAAGTATGGCGTGCCTGTGCCCGTGCTGATGGCGACGGTGCGCAAGGAGTCTGGCTTCAAGAGCAATGCCAGGCCGCCGCGCACCAAGCTTCTCGGCTTCATTCCCTGGACGCACGTGTCCAGCGCCACGGGCTACTCGCAAGCGCTCGACGGCACCTGGTCGCAATACCAGAGCGAGACCGGCAACTGGGCGGCGCGCCGGACGCGGTTTGCCGATGCCGTCGACTTCGTCGGCTGGTATCATTCCAAGACCGCCGATACGCTCGGCGTCGCCCGCAACGACACCTACAATCTCTATCTCGCCTATTATCTCGGCTGGGCGGCGTATGGCCGCGGCAACCGCGGCGACGCCGGCGTGCAAAGCTACGCGCGGGCCACCGAGAAGATGGCCCGGGATTACGCCACGCAACTGCGCCAGTGCGGCAACTGA
- a CDS encoding trimethylamine methyltransferase family protein — MTEPRRKRGAERTSNRGPSAIPQLPARRVTNPYPPMALLSADQIEAIHEASMHILENFGIEVMSPRALALFEKAGAAVDHASMNVRLDRGMVAEALKTTRSAYTLAPRNPAHVIHLGGNTINFTLVAGPPNVHDMERGRRAGNLRDYQDLVRLAQHFNCVHMLGNQVCAPIELPANSRHLDTYFANLTLTDKCFHVSAIGRGRALDGIEMMAIARGLSLDEMREDPGIATIISVNSPRRFDEMMAEGLMTMAEFGQSVAVTPFTLMGAMSPVTLAGALAQQNAEALFGVVLTQLVRPGAPVMYGAFTSNVDMKSGAPAFGTPENTKANIASGQLARRYDLPYRTTPGSASNAADAQGAYETLMALWGAVLGHGNLVYHAAGWQEGGLTASFEKFIIDVEMIQHMMEFLRPIVVDEGELAVEALGAVPTGGHFFGEPHTLERYATAFYQPMLSNWQNYEAWQEAGGLDATARATRLWKKALEEYVQPAMDPAVREALEAYMARRKEAIGQGEP; from the coding sequence ATGACCGAACCAAGACGCAAGCGCGGCGCCGAGCGAACCAGCAACAGGGGGCCGTCAGCGATCCCGCAATTGCCGGCTAGGCGGGTGACCAACCCCTATCCGCCGATGGCGCTGCTCTCGGCCGACCAGATCGAGGCGATCCATGAAGCCTCGATGCATATCCTTGAAAATTTCGGCATCGAGGTGATGAGCCCGCGGGCGCTGGCGCTGTTCGAGAAGGCGGGCGCTGCCGTCGATCATGCCTCGATGAACGTCCGCCTTGACCGGGGCATGGTCGCCGAAGCGCTGAAGACGACGCGATCCGCCTACACGCTCGCCCCGCGCAACCCTGCCCACGTCATCCATCTCGGCGGCAACACGATCAATTTCACCCTTGTCGCCGGGCCGCCCAATGTGCACGACATGGAGCGCGGCCGCCGGGCCGGCAATTTACGCGACTATCAGGACCTTGTGCGGCTGGCGCAGCATTTCAACTGCGTCCACATGCTCGGCAACCAGGTGTGCGCGCCGATCGAACTGCCGGCCAATTCGCGCCATCTCGACACCTATTTCGCCAATCTGACGCTGACCGACAAATGCTTCCATGTCTCGGCGATCGGCCGGGGCAGGGCGCTCGACGGCATCGAGATGATGGCGATCGCGCGGGGCCTGAGCCTCGATGAGATGCGCGAGGATCCCGGCATCGCCACTATCATATCGGTCAACTCGCCACGCCGCTTCGACGAGATGATGGCCGAGGGACTGATGACCATGGCCGAGTTCGGCCAGTCGGTCGCGGTGACGCCGTTCACGCTGATGGGGGCGATGAGCCCGGTGACGCTGGCCGGCGCGCTGGCACAGCAGAACGCCGAGGCGCTGTTCGGCGTCGTGCTGACGCAGCTCGTTCGGCCGGGAGCGCCGGTCATGTACGGCGCCTTCACCTCCAATGTCGACATGAAGTCGGGCGCGCCGGCTTTCGGCACGCCCGAGAATACCAAGGCCAACATCGCTTCCGGGCAACTCGCAAGGCGCTATGATTTGCCTTACCGCACGACGCCCGGCTCGGCCTCCAATGCCGCCGACGCGCAAGGCGCCTATGAGACGCTGATGGCGCTGTGGGGCGCGGTGCTCGGCCACGGCAACCTCGTCTACCACGCCGCTGGCTGGCAGGAGGGCGGGCTGACGGCGTCGTTCGAAAAATTCATCATCGACGTCGAGATGATCCAGCACATGATGGAGTTCCTGCGCCCGATCGTGGTCGACGAAGGGGAACTGGCGGTCGAGGCGCTGGGCGCGGTGCCGACCGGCGGCCATTTCTTCGGCGAGCCGCACACGCTAGAGCGCTACGCCACCGCCTTCTACCAGCCGATGCTCTCCAACTGGCAGAATTACGAGGCCTGGCAGGAAGCCGGCGGACTCGACGCCACGGCGCGCGCGACGCGGCTGTGGAAGAAGGCGCTGGAGGAGTATGTCCAGCCGGCAATGGACCCTGCCGTGCGCGAGGCGCTCGAAGCCTATATGGCGCGCCGCAAGGAAGCGATCGGGCAGGGGGAGCCGTGA
- a CDS encoding GcvT family protein, which translates to MKSHAKVVVIGGGVVGCSVLFHLARHGWTDIVLLERDELTSGSTWHAAGGMHTINGDPNVAKLQKYTISLYKEIEELSGQATGVHLTGGVLLAATEARLDWLRGVVAKGRYLGIDLEEISSNEAAELMPLLDPKQFVGAVRNKEDGHLDPSGVTHAYAKAARKLGAEVERFTKVEDIVRRPDGLWRVITNKGEVVAQHVVNAGGLWAREVGRMVGLELPVLAMEHMYLITEDMPEVAAWNQKTGTEIIHAVDFDGELYLRQERGGMLMGTYEKANKPWSEFSTPWNFGHELLEPDIDRIAPSLEVGFRHFPAFQNTGIKQIINGPFTFAPDGNPLVGPVRGLPGFWVACGVMAGFSQGGGVGLALSNWMIEGDPGADIWAMDVARYGDWATMAYTNAKVRENYSRRFSIRFPNEELPAGRPLKTTPVYDLLSAKGAQWGVAYGLEVPLWYAPEGVRDEFSWRRSSDFVHVAREVAAVRGSVGLAEISSFAKYRVTGEGAAAWLDRLLACKLPKPGRMTLAPMLKEDGKLIGDFTLANLGDGEWFIAGSGVAEQYHMRWFEAHLPADGSVRIEALGAKLTGLAIAGPKARDVLAKVTRADVSNTALPFMAVAKMDIGMAPCLVGRVSYTGDLGYEIWVAPEYQRAAFQALMAAGEEFGVGPFGSRALNSLRLEKNYGSWAREYRPIYGPLEAGLDRFVAYGKEADFIGKAAALAERRQGGKLRLRAFIVDAGDADVIGDEPIWFDGAVRGWVTSGGYAHHVKKSLAMGYVPKEIADEADGFEIEILGKRHAARTQASPLFDANFERMRA; encoded by the coding sequence ATGAAATCGCATGCAAAGGTCGTGGTCATTGGCGGCGGTGTCGTCGGGTGTTCCGTGCTGTTCCATCTGGCGCGGCACGGCTGGACCGACATCGTGCTTCTGGAGCGCGACGAGCTGACCTCAGGCTCGACCTGGCACGCGGCCGGCGGCATGCACACGATCAATGGCGATCCCAACGTCGCCAAGCTGCAGAAATACACGATCTCGCTCTACAAGGAGATCGAGGAGCTTTCCGGCCAGGCGACCGGCGTCCACTTGACCGGCGGCGTGCTCCTGGCGGCAACCGAGGCGCGGCTCGACTGGCTGCGCGGTGTCGTCGCGAAGGGGCGCTATCTCGGCATCGACCTTGAGGAGATCTCGTCCAACGAGGCGGCCGAGCTGATGCCGCTGCTCGACCCAAAGCAGTTTGTCGGCGCGGTGCGCAACAAGGAGGACGGCCATCTCGATCCGTCCGGCGTGACGCACGCCTATGCCAAGGCGGCGCGGAAACTTGGCGCCGAGGTCGAGCGCTTCACCAAGGTCGAGGATATCGTGCGCCGTCCCGACGGCTTGTGGCGCGTCATCACCAACAAGGGCGAGGTGGTGGCCCAGCACGTCGTCAATGCCGGCGGGCTGTGGGCGCGCGAGGTCGGCCGCATGGTCGGGCTCGAACTGCCGGTGCTGGCGATGGAGCACATGTACCTGATCACCGAGGACATGCCGGAGGTCGCCGCCTGGAACCAGAAGACCGGCACCGAGATCATCCATGCGGTGGATTTCGACGGCGAATTGTATCTGCGCCAGGAGCGCGGCGGCATGCTGATGGGCACCTACGAGAAGGCCAACAAGCCATGGTCCGAATTCTCCACGCCGTGGAATTTCGGCCATGAACTGCTGGAGCCGGACATCGACCGCATCGCTCCGTCGCTGGAGGTCGGCTTCCGGCATTTCCCGGCCTTCCAGAACACCGGCATCAAGCAGATCATCAACGGGCCCTTCACTTTCGCGCCGGACGGCAATCCGCTGGTCGGTCCGGTGCGCGGCCTGCCCGGCTTCTGGGTCGCCTGCGGCGTCATGGCCGGCTTTTCGCAAGGCGGCGGCGTCGGGCTGGCGCTGTCAAACTGGATGATTGAGGGCGATCCCGGTGCCGACATCTGGGCGATGGACGTGGCCCGCTACGGCGACTGGGCAACGATGGCCTACACCAACGCTAAGGTGCGCGAGAACTATTCGCGGCGCTTTTCGATCCGTTTCCCCAATGAGGAACTGCCGGCCGGGCGGCCGCTGAAGACGACGCCGGTCTACGATCTGCTCTCGGCGAAAGGCGCGCAATGGGGCGTCGCCTATGGGCTGGAGGTGCCGCTCTGGTACGCGCCGGAGGGCGTCAGGGACGAGTTCTCCTGGCGGCGTTCCAGCGACTTCGTCCATGTCGCCAGGGAGGTGGCGGCGGTGCGCGGCAGCGTCGGACTGGCGGAGATTTCGAGCTTCGCCAAATACAGGGTGACGGGCGAGGGGGCCGCCGCGTGGCTCGACCGACTGCTTGCCTGCAAATTGCCGAAGCCCGGTCGCATGACGCTGGCGCCGATGCTGAAGGAGGACGGCAAGCTGATTGGCGATTTCACCCTCGCCAATCTAGGCGACGGCGAGTGGTTCATCGCCGGCTCCGGCGTTGCCGAGCAATACCATATGCGCTGGTTCGAGGCGCATCTGCCGGCCGATGGCTCGGTCCGCATCGAAGCGCTTGGGGCGAAGCTGACCGGGCTGGCGATCGCCGGACCGAAGGCGCGGGATGTGCTGGCAAAGGTGACGCGTGCTGACGTCTCCAATACGGCATTGCCCTTCATGGCCGTGGCGAAAATGGATATCGGCATGGCGCCCTGCCTGGTCGGCCGTGTCAGCTATACAGGTGATCTCGGCTACGAGATCTGGGTGGCGCCGGAATATCAGCGCGCCGCGTTCCAGGCGCTGATGGCGGCGGGCGAGGAGTTCGGTGTCGGCCCGTTCGGCTCGCGCGCGCTCAATTCGCTAAGACTTGAGAAGAACTACGGCTCCTGGGCACGCGAATACCGGCCGATCTATGGGCCGCTGGAGGCAGGGCTCGACCGTTTCGTCGCCTACGGCAAGGAGGCGGACTTCATCGGCAAGGCCGCGGCGCTCGCGGAACGCAGGCAGGGCGGCAAGCTCAGGCTGCGTGCCTTCATAGTCGACGCTGGCGACGCCGACGTCATCGGCGACGAGCCGATCTGGTTCGACGGCGCCGTGCGCGGCTGGGTCACCTCGGGCGGCTACGCGCACCACGTGAAAAAGTCTCTCGCCATGGGCTATGTGCCGAAGGAGATCGCCGACGAGGCCGACGGCTTCGAGATCGAGATTCTCGGCAAGCGCCATGCGGCGCGGACACAAGCCTCGCCATTGTTCGACGCGAATTTTGAAAGGATGCGCGCCTGA
- a CDS encoding DoxX family protein, with protein MKLFEGLAQYRPQALGVLRIMTALQFIEHGSQKLFNFPVGEHAGTLTGLTLTAAILEFAGGILLGLGLLTRPVAFLLAGEMAIAYFMAHYPRDFFPVNNSGDAAISFCFIFLYLVFAGAGAFALDNRRSA; from the coding sequence ATGAAGCTTTTTGAAGGTCTAGCCCAATACCGGCCACAGGCCCTGGGCGTGCTGCGCATCATGACGGCGCTGCAGTTCATCGAGCACGGTTCCCAGAAGCTGTTCAATTTCCCGGTCGGCGAACACGCCGGCACCTTGACTGGATTGACGCTGACGGCCGCCATCCTCGAATTCGCCGGCGGCATCCTGTTGGGCCTCGGCCTCCTCACGCGCCCAGTGGCGTTCCTTCTGGCCGGCGAGATGGCCATCGCCTATTTCATGGCGCACTATCCGCGCGACTTCTTCCCCGTCAACAACAGCGGCGACGCGGCGATCTCCTTCTGCTTCATCTTCCTCTATCTGGTGTTCGCCGGCGCCGGCGCCTTCGCCCTGGACAATCGTCGCAGCGCCTGA
- a CDS encoding VOC family protein, producing the protein MPKSPMPFFWYELMTTDLDAAEIFYTAVVGWKGQPFDKAPGMPRYIVMNSGEHGVGGLMTLPEDAARMGMPPAWLGYIHTPDIEAATNSLKDAGGAVHRAPDDIPGVGRFAVVADPQGATFMFLQPNQPDQPPVPARTPGHIGWHELYTTDWKAALDFYAGQFGWTKAGDFDMGPAMGTYQVFASGGEPVGGMMNKPEQIPVPAWQFYFNVAAIDAAAKRVTDNGGKVIMGPMEVPGGDWIVQCTDPQGAHFALIAPAR; encoded by the coding sequence ATGCCGAAGTCCCCGATGCCGTTCTTCTGGTACGAGTTGATGACCACTGACCTGGACGCCGCCGAGATATTCTACACGGCCGTTGTCGGCTGGAAGGGCCAACCCTTCGACAAGGCTCCCGGCATGCCGCGCTATATCGTCATGAATTCCGGCGAGCATGGCGTCGGCGGCTTGATGACCTTGCCTGAGGACGCCGCCAGGATGGGCATGCCGCCGGCCTGGCTCGGCTATATCCACACCCCGGACATCGAAGCCGCCACGAACTCGCTGAAGGACGCAGGCGGCGCGGTGCACCGCGCGCCCGATGACATTCCCGGCGTCGGCCGCTTTGCCGTTGTTGCCGACCCGCAGGGCGCGACCTTCATGTTCCTGCAGCCGAACCAGCCCGACCAGCCGCCTGTGCCGGCGAGAACGCCTGGCCATATCGGCTGGCACGAGCTCTACACGACGGACTGGAAGGCGGCTCTCGACTTCTATGCCGGCCAGTTCGGCTGGACCAAGGCTGGCGACTTCGACATGGGCCCGGCCATGGGCACCTATCAGGTCTTTGCTTCTGGCGGCGAGCCTGTCGGCGGCATGATGAACAAGCCTGAGCAGATCCCGGTGCCGGCCTGGCAGTTCTACTTCAACGTCGCCGCCATCGACGCGGCGGCCAAGCGCGTCACCGACAATGGCGGCAAGGTCATCATGGGGCCGATGGAGGTGCCCGGCGGAGATTGGATCGTCCAGTGCACGGATCCGCAAGGTGCGCATTTCGCGCTTATCGCGCCGGCGCGTTAG
- a CDS encoding gamma-glutamylcyclotransferase — MRLMSLTPELVALCHREETDPGPDGSWTQLNDDDFRALAQRLASEADEGPLWVFAYGSLIWKPAFESVEQQRASAHGWHRSFCLDIMRWRGSAAQPGLMMALERGGRCDGVIYRLPDGEKPAQIERLLRREIDDHESIESVRWVPVRTAQGPLRALGFWVGVTGRGTSLGQPLEKVARVLARACGHVGSGAEYLYNTVSHLETFGIHDRNLWRLQELVADEIRSIHRHRIGSEEPSAAVVV; from the coding sequence ATGCGCCTGATGTCGCTTACGCCGGAGCTTGTGGCGCTCTGCCACCGGGAGGAAACCGATCCAGGTCCGGACGGCAGCTGGACGCAGTTGAACGATGACGATTTCCGCGCCCTTGCCCAGCGCCTTGCCAGTGAAGCCGACGAGGGGCCGCTGTGGGTTTTCGCTTATGGCTCGCTGATCTGGAAACCGGCCTTCGAATCGGTCGAGCAGCAACGCGCCTCGGCCCATGGCTGGCATCGCTCGTTCTGCCTCGACATTATGCGCTGGCGCGGCAGCGCCGCGCAGCCGGGGCTGATGATGGCGCTGGAACGGGGCGGGCGATGCGATGGCGTGATCTACCGTCTGCCGGACGGCGAGAAGCCGGCCCAGATCGAGAGGCTGCTGCGGCGTGAGATCGATGACCACGAGAGCATCGAGTCTGTCAGATGGGTTCCGGTGCGCACCGCGCAAGGTCCGCTTAGGGCGCTGGGCTTCTGGGTCGGGGTGACCGGCAGGGGCACATCGCTTGGGCAGCCGCTGGAAAAGGTGGCGCGGGTGCTGGCCCGCGCCTGCGGTCATGTCGGCTCAGGCGCCGAATACCTCTACAACACCGTCAGCCATCTCGAGACGTTCGGCATCCATGACCGCAATCTGTGGCGGCTGCAGGAACTGGTCGCGGACGAGATCAGGTCGATCCATCGACACAGGATCGGAAGCGAGGAGCCGTCCGCGGCCGTCGTTGTATAA
- a CDS encoding NAD(P)-dependent oxidoreductase produces the protein MATGHFKEGIAGGRLSSEQYADNFSDLHPPLDHHEALVESDRCYFCYDAPCMNACPTSIDIPLFIRQISTGNPLGSAKTIFDQNILGGMCARVCPTETLCEEVCVREVAEGKPVQIGRLQRYATDVAMSEDKQFYTRAEPTGKSVAVVGAGPAGLAAAHRLARHGHEVTILEARAKAGGLNEYGIAAYKSVDNFAQAEVDYVTSIGGIDIQNGKALGRDYQLSDLIRNYDAVFLGMGLGGVNALRAEGEDADGVNNAVEFIAELRQASDLSGLPVGRRVVVIGGGMTAIDAAVQSKLLGAEEVTICYRRGQEHMNASGFEQDLAAANGVIIRHWLQPKRVIAENGKVSAIELEYTAMSGDKLAGTGERLTLAADQVFKAIGQSFVPAALNGSGAAIELEGGRIKVDAEGRTSLAKVWAGGDCIFGGDDLTVSAVAQGRDAAESIHRALTSNGRA, from the coding sequence ATGGCGACTGGTCATTTCAAGGAAGGCATAGCCGGCGGCCGGCTGTCATCCGAGCAATATGCCGACAATTTTTCCGACCTGCATCCGCCGCTCGACCATCACGAGGCGCTGGTCGAGAGCGATCGCTGCTACTTCTGCTACGACGCGCCGTGCATGAACGCATGCCCGACCTCGATCGACATTCCTCTGTTCATCCGCCAGATCTCGACCGGCAATCCGCTCGGCTCGGCGAAGACCATTTTCGACCAGAACATCCTTGGCGGCATGTGCGCCCGCGTCTGCCCGACCGAGACGCTCTGCGAGGAGGTCTGCGTGCGCGAGGTGGCGGAGGGCAAGCCGGTGCAGATCGGCCGCCTGCAGCGCTACGCCACCGATGTCGCGATGAGTGAGGACAAGCAGTTCTACACGCGCGCCGAGCCGACCGGAAAGTCGGTCGCGGTGGTCGGCGCCGGTCCGGCCGGGCTTGCCGCCGCGCATCGGCTCGCCCGCCATGGCCATGAGGTGACCATATTGGAGGCGCGCGCGAAGGCCGGCGGCCTCAACGAATACGGCATCGCGGCCTACAAGAGCGTCGACAATTTCGCCCAGGCCGAGGTCGACTATGTCACCTCCATCGGCGGCATCGACATCCAGAACGGCAAAGCGCTCGGCCGCGACTACCAGCTCTCCGACCTGATCCGGAATTACGACGCGGTGTTCCTCGGCATGGGGCTTGGCGGCGTCAACGCGCTGCGTGCCGAAGGCGAGGACGCCGATGGTGTCAACAATGCCGTGGAATTCATCGCCGAGCTTCGCCAGGCGAGCGATCTTTCGGGCCTGCCGGTCGGCCGGCGCGTCGTCGTCATCGGCGGCGGCATGACGGCGATCGATGCCGCGGTGCAGTCGAAGCTGCTCGGCGCCGAGGAGGTGACGATCTGCTACCGGCGCGGCCAGGAGCACATGAATGCCTCCGGCTTCGAGCAGGATCTAGCCGCCGCCAACGGCGTCATCATCCGCCACTGGCTGCAGCCGAAGCGGGTCATTGCCGAGAACGGCAAGGTGTCGGCGATCGAACTCGAATACACGGCGATGAGCGGCGACAAGCTGGCCGGCACCGGCGAGCGGCTTACGCTTGCCGCCGACCAGGTGTTCAAGGCGATCGGCCAGAGCTTTGTGCCGGCCGCGCTGAACGGCAGCGGCGCTGCGATCGAGCTGGAAGGCGGCCGCATCAAGGTCGATGCCGAGGGCCGCACGTCGCTGGCCAAGGTCTGGGCCGGCGGCGACTGCATCTTTGGTGGCGACGACCTCACCGTCTCGGCCGTGGCGCAGGGCCGCGACGCGGCGGAATCCATCCACCGGGCACTGACCTCTAACGGGAGGGCATGA